The DNA sequence TTTGAATATGTTATTTGGAGGTCTTTAAGTAATGCAACTTTGCTTAGTGATTTGCTTTCTGATATTTTGCAATTTTTCACTCAACAAGAAAAAGATTTAGTTATTAATATTGATGAACAAATTTCCCGTTTAATCAATTTTTGTTCTCAACATCGCTGTTTAATTATTCTTGATAATTTAGAAACAATCCTCGCCACTGGAGTTAATTCTGGCTATTTTCAAGCAGATTTTCAAGACTATATTAAATTATTTCAAAAATTAGGAGAATGTCGCCATAAAAGTTGTTTATTAATCACCAGTCGAGAAAAAATTAAGGAAATGGTTTTGATGTGCGGTGATACTTTACCTGTTCGTTGTTTTAACTTAGGAGGTTTAAATACTCAAGCAGGTTTAGAAATTCTTAAAATTAAAGGTTGTTATTGGTCTAATTATGCTCAAGCAAATCAACTAATTGAAAACTATAATGGTAATCCTCTCACATTGAAAATTTTAGGAGCAACAATTAAAGAATTATTTGATGGTTCTTTATCTGAGTTTATTAAAAATAAAATTTTTATTTTCGATGAAATAATTTGTCTTTTAGAAGAACATTTCCAACGGTTGTCGGACTTAGGAAAAAAAATTCTCTATTGGTTAGCCATTAATATTGACGAAGTTACTACCAATGATTTGGAAAGGGATATTTACCCCAAAATCTCTCGTTTACATCTAATTACAGCAATTAAATCATTGATGGGGCGTTCTTTAATTGAATGTCATGATAATCGATTTTCTTTGCAACCAGTGGTAAAAGAATATTTAATTAATAAGTTAATTCAGGAAATTATCAACGAAATAATCACAGAAGAATTAGATTTATTTAATCATTATGCTCTCTTAAAAACAGATATAAAAGAACATACTAGAAAATCTCAGGTAAATTTTATTGTTAGACCTTTATTAGATAAATTAATTATTATTTTTAAGAATCAGTATTATTTAGAAAGTAAATTAAACAAAATTGTACGAAAATTGCAAGAAGAAAATCTCACAGGCTCAGGCTATGCCGTGGGTAATATTCTTAATTTATTGTGTGAATTAAATACAGATTTAAGCGGATGGGATTTTTCTAAATTAACTATCAGACAGGCTTATCTACAAGAATGCAAACTTCATAATGTTAATTTTGCCCATTGTGAGTTTCAACAGTCGGTTTTTCCTCAAAGGTTGAGTAATATTCTTTCGATGGTTTACAGTCCTAATGATCAATTTTTGGTGACAGGGGATGTGAATGGGGAAATTTGTGTTTGGTCTTTACAGGAAAATCGTCTTATTTCCATTTTTAAGGGTCATGCGGGGTGGGTTCATGGGGTGGCTTTTAGCCCTGATGGTAAGTATTTAGCCAGTGGTAGTAGTGATCAAACCATTAAAATTTGGGAGGTTAGTACGGGAAAATGTTTAAATACTTTGTTTGGTCATAACCAAAGAGTCAGGTGTGTTATTTTTACTCCAGATGGTGAAAAATTGATTAGTGGTGGCAGTGATTGTTCTATTAAAATTTGGGATTTTGACAGTGGTATTTGTTTACAAACTTTAAATGGTCATAATAGTTATGTTTGGTCGGTGGTGATTAGTCCAGATGGTAAATATTTGGCTAGTGGTAGTGAAGATAAATTAATTAAAATTTGGCGATTAGATACGGGGGAATGTCTGCGGACTTTGAAAGGGCATACTCTTTGGATTCGCACTCTTGCTTTTAGTGGTGATGGAAAAATTTTAGCTAGTGGAGGAGGCGATCGCATCATTAAAATATGGGATTGGCAAACAGGAAAATGTTTAAAGGAACTGCATGGACACACACAAAGAATACGCTCATTAGCATTTCATCCAGAAGATAACATTCTAGCCAGTGGAGCAGGAGATCATACAATTCGTTTATGGGATTGGCAACAGGGTACTTGTCGTAAAACACTTCATGGACACAATAGCAGACTAGGTGCGATCGCATTTCGGGGAGACGGACAAATTCTAGCTAGTGGAGGAGAAGATAATGCTATTAAACTTTGGGAAACCAGCACAGGTCAATGTATCAAAACATGGCAAGGTTATGCTAGTTGGATTCAGGCAGTGACTTTTAGTCCCGACGGCAACACTTTAGCTTGTGGCAATGAAGATAAATTAATTAAATTATGGGATGTAAGTAATTTAAATACAAAAAATAATAATACACAAACATTTACCTCTCTACATGGACATAAAGGTTGGGTTTGTTCAGTGGCATTTAGTCCCGACGGTAAGATTTTAGCCAGTGCCAGTAGTGATTATAGTTTAAAAATATGGGATATGATTACAGGAAAATGCCTCAAAACATTAGTAGGACATAATCGTTGGATTCGTTCAGTAGCATTTAGCCCCGACGGCAAAAAAATAGCTAGTGCCAGTGGAGACTATAGTTTAAAAATATGGGATATAGTGACAGGAAAATGTCTCAAAACCCTACGAGGTCATCAAAGTTGGCTTTGGTCAGTAGCATTTAGTCCTGACGGCAAAATTCTTGCTAGTGGCAGTGAAGATAGAACCGTGAAAATATGGGATACTGATACGGGTAGATGTCTACATACTTTAGAAGGTCATCAAAGTTGGGTGCAGTCTGTTGTATTTAGTCCTGATGGTGAATATATAGCCAGTGGCAGTTGTGATTATACTATTCGACTTTGGAAAGCAAAAACGGGAGAATGTGTCAAAACTTTGATCGGTCATTACAGTTGGGTTCAATCAGTAGCATTTAGTCCTGATGGAGAATATTTAGCTAGTGGTAGTTGCGATCATACTATTCGACTTTGGAGTGCCAAAACAGGAGATTTTTTAAGAATTCTTCGAGGTCATAATAGTTGGGTTTGGTCTGTTTCTTTTCATCCCAATAGTAAATATTTGGCTAGTGGCAGTCAAGATGAAACCGTCAAAATTTGGAATGTGGAAACGGGTAAATGTATTATGGCATTAAGAGGAAAACGTCCTTTCGAGGATTCTTGTTTTATAGGCATCAAAGGATTGACTATTCCAGAAATGATTACCTTAGAAAATTTAGGGGCACAAGTAACTCTTTAAGTACCTCAGTTCGGTTTAAGAATATCGGATAAGGTTAAGAGTTCGGAGTTCGGAGTTCGGGGTTTTTAATTCTTAATTCTTAACTATTTACCTTTGCCCTTTTCTCATCACTCATAGATGAAAATTTATCCCGAACTCAGGTTACATATTACTTCGACTCAAAATATAACTTTGATTTTAAAGGATCTGGAATCATGGTTTTATCACCTTCCTGCCAATCAACGGGACAAACTTCATTATCATGGGAGTGAACGTGTTGAATGGCTTTTAAATTTCTCAACGTCTCATCTACACTCCGTCCACAAGAAAGATTATTAATAGTAATTTGTTGTATATTACCCTCCGTATCAATAATAAATAATCCTCTAGCGGCAACCCCTGCATTTTCATCTAAAACCTCATAGGCTTTACTAATTTCTTTAGATAAATCAGAGATTAAAGGATAATTAATGTCACCTATTCCTCCTTGTTTTCTTTCTGTTTGAATCCATGCTAAATGAGCAAATTCACTATCAACAGAAACCCCTAAAATTTCAGTATTTAAACTGCTAAATTCTTCGTAACGCTCACTAAAAGCAATAATTTCTGTAGGGCAAACAAAGGTAAAATCAAGGGGATAAAAGAATAAAATTACATACTTTCCAAGATAATCAGATAGTTTAACTACTTTAAATTCCTGATCAATAACGGCAGTTGCTGTAAATTCTGGTGCTTTTTGTCCTATTTTTAACATCTTTTATAGGTATTTTTATACATTAATAATATTTAGAAAAACACAGGCAAGATACCTGTTTAACTGCTAATTTTTTATTTTTATTCTTCATTTTTTCCATGACTAATTACTGATATTACTAATAGCTAATTCTTTATCTCCTTCATGGACTGTTTTAACCCATTTTAAACGTTTTTGACGAATGGACATTCTGCCAGTGGTAACAGGCATTACAATAAACCAGTGAGTCATATATATCATGCCTAAGATGCTCTTTTGTATCAATTGTAAGTAATCAGCAAATTTGTATTCTTTCTCTGGATTGGTACGTTTTAAGCCGATAATCATACCCCAAAAGGCGAGAAATAGGGTTAAACTACTCAAGGGCGCAATTAAGGGATAAGTGTGATGGGTAGTAACCATAATTAAATCGGGAATGGCGGCGGTAGGAAAGATATATTGCACCATGAAAAAGTATAGCAAATCGAATTTTTTTTGCCAGTTGAGACGGTTACTGATGATAAAGCGCCAATAGTCAAGATAGCGCTGATAGCCTCCTTCTGCCCAACGACTTCTTTGATGCCAAAGTGCGATCGCACCTTTTACTCCTTCTTCTTCTACAGCAGGATGAGCTAAAATACCTATATCCCAATGATCAAGGTGTAAACGGATAGTTAAATCCAAATCATCGGTGATGGTTTCTTCATTCCAACCGCCACAACTTTCTAAGGCTAATCGACGCACAAATTGCCCATTTCCTCTCAATTCTCCCATGCCACCACAGGCGATTCTCTGTTGTTGAAAGTAGCTATCTAAAGACATTTCCACCGATTGCCCTTTTGTCCAAAAATTATCGTTACTATTAGAAATAGACTTTCTGACTTGAATCGCACCTATTTTTTTCTCTGCAAATAAAGGCACAGTTTTTAAGAGAATATCCCGGGGAATAATCGCATCAGCGTCAAATACCCCGACTATTTGCCCTTTGGTTTGTAAAAATGCCTGATTTAATGCCCCAGATTTGCCTCCTTTAGCGCTAGAGTCACGGTGTAAAACCTTTAATTGGGGATATTCCTGCTTTAATTCTTCTAAAATAATACCAGTGCGATCGCCGCTATTGTCATTAATTACCCAAAAATCGTATAAATGTTGAGGATAATCCACATTTGCCAACATCTTCACTAATTTAGCCACCACTGCTTCCTCATTTTTTGCCGACACCATCAGAGAAACAGAAGGCAATTTTTCTAATTCAGGAGTTTCTACAACAGAAGAAGCCACAAACATTAACCGTAAAGCCTGAATAGTGACAAAAATCCCCAAAATCGCCATAATCCAGATACTCCAAGAAACAAGATGGAGAGTCACCGTCACAATCCAGATAACCCCCAAAGCAAAAGCGGCTTTCTTTCGTCTTCCCGACAATCCTTGAAAAAAGTCACTTCTAAACTCTTCTTCTTCCATTTCTGGATCAGAAAATTCGTCTATAAAGGAAGTTATGGGATCTAATTCTTGATTTTCGTAGTTATCTTGGTGATTATTTGACATCTCTTTTGAGTAAATTGGTTTGTATCTTAGGTTAACTGGCTAGGATAGGGAACAGGGAACAGGGAACAGAAAAGAATGTATAATGAGATCTTAGAATACTCTCCCTACTCCCCACTCCTCACTCCCCTACTTTTAAAAACTCCGAACTCCGAACTAAATATTCTTCATTCTGGCACTAGAGCGCGATCGCACTGAGGGGGTTTTCAAGGGCTGATTACCGCCTTCTGGAGTCTTCTGTTGCTTTGCTTTTGCCGCACTACGTCTTAAAGCCTGTAAACGCTCCTCATATTTCTTCCGTTGACTACGGTTAGGAGTTTGCTCTATTAAAGTTTTAAAAGCACTTCCTAAACTTTGATAGGCATTTTTTAAGGTGTATCCGAAACGAGTGGCAATTTGAATCGCTTTTTCGTCGGCTTCAATAGCTTCTTTTAAGTTTTTCTCCCCATTATTTTTCTGCCAAAGACGATAACCAGAAATACCACACAAAGCCAAAGCTAAAAGTAACAATAAACCATCCTGTACCCATAACTCTCCTACCGCACCGCCTAAACCAATAGCTAAGGCCGCCATTTCCCATCCTTCTCTGGGAATGGTATCATTTTGAATTCGGGCTACTTCATGCCAGAATAAAAGATTACGTTGATCTATCGCTAAATTCTCCCATTTCGCTAAATCAATTTGAATTTCTACCTCATCCTTCCCTAATTCTTCTGTACAAACTAGAGGAGGATTGACTTCTGTAGAGGCTTCAATCATCACCCAACTTTGTAACTCAGGCGGTAGTAAAGTTTTTAACCTTCTCAATTCATTCATTTCAGCCCTTGCGGAGGAAGTTGTATAAGAAGTCATATAAATATTTACTCTCTAAATTATATAATTTTCGATAGACTATGATTTTCGATAGACTATGATCTTAATAACTCAGGGTCAAATTTTAATTATTTTCTGAGATAAGATCAATTTTTATTCTATGCTAGTCCTAATAAAGTTTAATTGCCAATTTTAACATGGAACGTGGTTTACTCTGGTTGCCGTTACTCATACTATTCTTTTGGTTAGCGTGGAGTGGAAAAAAAGAATATGATAAAGTTCAGGCTTATCAAGCATGGGCAGAACAATTTGATAAGTCAAAATACGACATTTATTCAGTATTAGGGAAAAAAGGCGATTTAATCACTATTGGGATACCAACAATTAAGGGTATTAAAGATCAAAAAACCTTTTCTCTACAAAATTTATCCCAACTGAATTTATTAGTCAAAAATCAAGTCGTTGAGATAGATAATCTCCCTGAAAAAGGGGAAGCAACCCTCCAATTTAGTTTAAAGGAAAATGAAACTATTGATGTACCGTTTACCGATATTAATATTGCCAGTCAGTGGTTCAAATATTTAAAAAAATCAATTATTTAACTTCAGAATAATTTATAATCATGGACAGAAGTAAAAAAATCATCGTTATCGGTGCGGGATGGGCAGGTTTAGGAGCAACTTATCACCTTGTTAAACAGGGTTTTGATGTCACTTTACTGGAAGCCTCACCCCATGCTGGAGGGTTAGTAGCAGGTTGGAAAACGGCACAAGGTAAGAGTGTAGAAGCAGGAATACACGGTTTTTGGTATCCCTACCGCAATATTTTCCATCTAGTTAAAGAGTTAAATTTAGAGCCTTTTACCCCCTTTACTCAATCTAATCAATATTCTCCCTATGGCTTGGAAACCACTTCCCCTATTTTTCAAAATCAACCCTATTTACCCTCCCCTTTAGGTACTTTTGTCTATCCTCAATTCCATCGTTTACCATTGTGCGATCGCATCTCTGCGTTACCTTTGATGTATGCAGTAATAGATTTTGATAATTCGGAAGAAGCATGGAGAAGATACGATAAAATCACTGCTAGGGAATTGTTTAGACAATATGGAGTCTCATCCCGTTTATATCACGAATCTTTTGAACCGATGTTATTGGTAGGTTTGTTCGCACCGGGTGAGCAATGTAGTGCGGCGGCGGCGTTGGGGATGTTATATTATTTTATCTTGGCACATCAGCCCGATTTTGATGTGGTTTGGTGTCGTGGTACAGTGGGAGAGAAAATTTTTCAACCCTGGATAGAGGAAATCGAAAAATTAGGGGGAAAAGTCGTCACTAATCAAAGGGTAACGGATATTGTTGTCAATGAGCAAGGATTAGCCACTGGGGTAGTTTGTGGAGATAATTTCTATGAAGCCGATGGTATCATTTCAGGGGTGAGTGTTTCGGGGATCAAAAAAATCGTTAGCAGTAGTAAGTCTCTCAATCGCTATCAGCAGTTTAGAAACCTTAATAACCTAGGTGGCATTGATGTTTTAGCCGTCAGACTGTGGTTTGATAAAAAAGTGAATATTCCCCAACCTTCTAACGCTTGTTTTGGGTTCGATCGCACTACTGGTTGGACATTCTTTGATCTTAATGCTCTTCATGATCAATATCAAGGGGAAAAAGGAAGCGTTGTGGAGGTAGATTTTTACCACGCCAATCAGTTTTTATCCATGACGGATGATGCCATTGTGGAAAGAGTGCATCAATATCTAAAAACCTGCTTACCAGAATTTGGGATGGCAGAAATTATCGATAGTAGCGTCATTAGGATACCCCAAGGAGTGACTCATTTTGCCCCCGGTAGCTATCAACACCTTTTAAAAGTGCAAACAGCTATTCCCAATTTATTTATGAGTGGTGATTGGATTATAACTAATCATGGTTCTTGGTCGCAAGAAAAAGCCTATGTAACTGGTTTAGAAGCGGCAAATAAGGTAATAGAATATTTCCATCAGGGTAAACAAGCTGATATTATCCCTGTTCAAAAAGATGAACCTCATATAGAAATAGCTCGTATAATAAACAAAAACCTACGTCAGGTAGCGGAAGGCTTTTTTCCTAATTTTTCTCTTTAGAAAACTTTATGGCAAATTTATTAAGGTGAATTGCTTAGGTTACAATTTTAAAAGATAGCTTATAATCAATGTTTTATTTATATTTATCATTAGAAACTCTCCAAATATAGCAATGTTTAGTAAAAATAACCCTGATAAAAACCCAATGGCAACCTCTGAAATAGAAAACCTAACTAATGAGAATAATGAGAATTTATTTGATACGGAATTAGAAGAAATCGACTCTCCACCATTGGTTAAATTAGTGGAAAAAATTAGCGGTATTTTATCACCATATTTTATTGTAATAGTTGGCTTATATTTATATGATAATAACTTTTTATTCGGTTCTATTTTAATCTTAATAGGTGTTTTATCTTTACTAAAAATTTCTTATGAAGATGTTTTGGGATGGGTAGAAAAAATTAAGGGGATGTTTAAAAGTTAGTTCTCTGAGTAATTAAAATTATTTTTATTCCCCTGTTTAATTATGTTATGTTGGGCTTTGATTTATTCAACCCAACCTATTTTAAGTTATTCTATTCCACTGAAACTGCGTCCACATCAACAGTTTTTTCTGCTGGTTTTTCTTCTTCTTTTTTCTGACTATTAAACACCATTTGGATAACTTCGATCGCCATTATTGATAATAATAAAAAATCATCAATTTGTCCTGCTAAGGGGAATATATCGGGAGAAATATCAATAGGACTTAAAACATAAATTAATGTGCCGAGAATAATCCAATTACGATATTTAGGGTTACGAATAGCGTTGCTATAAAGACTATAAATTGCTTGGGGGGTAATTTTCATAATTTTTTAAAAGCCAGAAAAATTTTATTTTCATACTTCTATCATATATTAATCTCTAATCAGTTGTACAAAATGCGATCGCTATTAAGCGTATAATTAACTCTTTATAAAGAGTATAAGGAACAAACAAAGAATTTTAGGAATCTTATTATTAATTGTCAGACAAGAATAAAAAAAACATCATGAATATTGCCCTACCTTATTTTAAGAATTTATGGACACATCATAGTAATGTCATTCCGATTTCTGAATCCCAAATAAAGATTAATCAATATTTTGCTGTTAGAAAAGAACAAATATTTCCTCAAAAATTAAAAATAGTTCTTTATTCTCATGACACCATGGGCTTAGGGCATAAAAGAAGAAATCAGTTAATCGCTCAAACTTTAGAAGAATCTGGTATTTCTGGCAATATTTTAATAATTAGTGGTATGGGAGAGGGAAATCAATTTTTTTCTTCTTCTGCTATCGATTACTTAACTCTTCCTGCTTTATATAAGTCTAGTAATGGGCAGTATCAGGCTAGGCATTTTGATATGTCTTTGAAACAAATTACTAAGATGCGATCGCAACTTATTTTAACAGCAATGAAGAATTTTCAACCGGATATTTTTATTGTTGACAATGTGCCTAGGGGTGCAATCAATGAGTTGAATCCCATTCTGAAATATTTAAGGAAAAAGACAAAAACTAAATGTATTCTCGGTTTAAGAGATATTTTAGACGATCCTGATGTCATTAAGAATAGTTGGCAAAAAAATAATTATGAAGATGCTATTCGCAAATATTATGATCAAGTATGGATTTATGGGGATGAGCAAATTTATAACTCGATACAAGAATATACTTTTAGTTCTGATATAGCCAGTAAGTTTCACTATACAGGTTATTTGGATCAAACTGTCCGTATTCAATGGTATCAAAAACAGCATCATAAAACAGATTTACATTTCCCCTCAGAGTCTGTTGCTTTATGTATGGTAGGGGGAGGGCAAGACGGCGGAAATTTAGCTTTAGCTTTTGCTCAAAGTAAGTTACCAAAAAATACTCATGGTATTATTATTACAGGTCCTATGATGCCCTCTTCTGTGCGACAACAAATTCAGAAATATTGTGAAATGCCATCACAAAATGGTGCGGTGCGATCGAATCTGCAGGTGTTAGAATATGTTAATGAACCTACCTTCTTTCTAAAAAAAGCCGATTGGGTAGTGTCAATGGGAGGATATAATAGCACCTGCGAAATACTTTCTTTTCAAAAACGGGCTTTAATAGTGCCACGAATTACCCCTCGCAAAGAACAATTAATTAGGACAGAAATACTAAACAAACTAGGTTTTGTCGATATGTTGCACCCCCAAGAATTGAGTGCCGATGCCTTAAGTCAATGGTTTAGGCAAGAGAAAAACCACCATCAGCAAACAGTAAATATAGATTTAGACGGCTTAAAAAGAATTCCTCAATTAATCACTGAAATGGTCAAAAATAACAAAAATTCCGCCAAAATTTTCTTAAAAACCTGAATTAATAACTCCCTGAAAGTTACAATTAATCAAAAATATATTAAATTCAGCGATGAAAAAAACTATAGTTATTACAGGAGTTAGCAAAGGTTTAGGACGAGCTTTAAGTGAAAAGTTTATTAGTCTGGGTCATAATATCATAGGTTGTTCCCGCTCTCAAAATTCCATCAAAGATTTACAACACAAATATCCTCAACATCATTTTAGTAGCCTTGATGTCTCTGATGATGAACAAGTAAAAATATGGATTCAATCTTTTCCTGATATTCCCGATTTAGTGATTAATAATGCGGCGGTAATTAATTATCCTGCCCCCCTATGGGAAATTAGTGCCGAAGATTTCTCTTATTTAATTGATGTTAACATCAAAGGAACAGCAAATGTTATTCGTCATGTTCTCCCCGTAATGATGAAGAGGAAGCAGGGTATCATTGTTAATATTAGCTCAGGTTGGGGGCGATCGACCTCTCCTGAAGTAGCTCCCTATTGTGCCTCAAAATGGGCTATAGAAGGATTAACCCAAGCATTAGCCCAAGAATTACCTTCTGGTATCGCAACCATTGCCCTTAACCCCGGTATTATTCATACCCAGATGTTAGATATTTGTTTTGGGGATGAAGCTCAATATTATACTCCCATCAATCAATGGGTAGAAAAAGCTGTACCCTTTTTGCTGAAATTATCTACGAAAAATAATGGACAATCTTTGACTATATCTTAATTGAAATTATTAGACATAGTGTATAGTAATTTTTGTTATGCAGAGGTACAAGGCTTATTATTATCAGGGAATAGGGAATAGGCAATGGGCAATAGTAAATAGTATCAAAAACTATACCTTATATTTTTTTTGGCTCTTCTACAATGGTTATGATACATTAAGGCTTTTATCTTTAAATCTGGAAAATGAAACAGCCATGTAAAATAGCTTACATCCTAAAACGTTATCCCCGTTACTCAGAAACCTTTATCGTTAATGAAATCTTAGCCCATGAATCCGCAGGTTTAGCCATCGATATTTTCGCTTTGCGCCCTCCTACCGATACTCATTTTCAAAATATTATTTCCCAAGTTAGGGCTTCTGTTACCTATATCCAGAAACCAACTCAAGGCAGAAAAAGTAATTTTCTTAATACCCTTTCCCCCACTCCCGCCAGTTACTTTTGGGCAGAATTACAAGAAACCGCTCAAATAATACCCGATATTTGGCAAAAACTCCCCTTAGCCACAGGAGAAAGGGCAAGTGTTGTCTATCAAGCATTATGGTTAGCCAGAGAAGTGCGTCAGAGAAATATTACCCATTTACACGCTCATTTTGCCTCGGTTGCCACTAGCGTCACTCGTCTAGCCTCTCATTTTACTGATATTCCCTACAGTTTTACTGCCCACGCTAAAGATATTTACCATAAAAGTGTTGACTTTAACGATCTCCATAATAAAATCAGAGATAGTAAAATTACTATTACCGTAAGTGACTATAACCGTCAATATTTGCAGGAAAACTACGGAAAAGTAGCTCAATCAGTTAAAAGAATTTACAATGGTATTGATTTGGCTAAATTTACCTATCTTTCCCCCGAAAATCGTCCATCAAAAATAATTTCAGTGGGGCGTTTAGTCGAAAAAAAAGGATTATCAATCTTAATTAAGGCTTGTGATTTACTTAAACAATGGGGATGTGATTTTTCCTGTCAAATAGTGGGGGGTGGAGAGTTAGAGACATCCCTAAAAAATCAGATAGAGGAACTAAATTTATCAGATAAAGTCATTTTAATCGGTTCACGCCCTCAAAATGAAGTTTGTGAATTAGTACAAAATTCCGCAGTATTTGCCGCCCCTTATATTGTTGCCAAAGATGGTAATAGAGACGGTTTACCAACGGTGTTATTGGAAGCAATGGCATTAGGCACTCCCTGTATCGGTACAGATGTAACTGGTATCCCTGAACTAATCAAAGATGGAAAAACTGGTTTGATTGTACCTCAAGAAGATGAAAAGGCTTTAGCAGAAGCATTAAAACAACTTCTCTACAAATCCGATTTAAGGGTGAAATTAGCTCAATCAGCAAGGCATTTACTCGAATCAGAATTTGATATTCACAAAAATACTGCTTTATTGAGGAATATATTTTAGGGGTTTAGGGGATTGGGGTGATTGGGAGATGAGGAGAAAGGAAGAGATGAGTTAGAGGTTAGAAATTAGGAATTTTTAATTATCAACTATTCATTATTCACTACAACAGGGGGTTTAATTTGAAAGTTGCTTATGTCTGTGCTGATGTGGGTATTCCCGTATTTGGGCAAAAAGGATGTGCAATTCATGTACAAGAAATAATCCGCTCATTATTGGCGAAAAATATCGAAGTTTCCCTATTTACTCCTCGTTTAGGGGAAAAAATCCCCCATGATTTTGAAAAGGTTAACATTTAT is a window from the Cyanobacterium sp. Dongsha4 genome containing:
- a CDS encoding glycosyltransferase family protein, whose protein sequence is MNIALPYFKNLWTHHSNVIPISESQIKINQYFAVRKEQIFPQKLKIVLYSHDTMGLGHKRRNQLIAQTLEESGISGNILIISGMGEGNQFFSSSAIDYLTLPALYKSSNGQYQARHFDMSLKQITKMRSQLILTAMKNFQPDIFIVDNVPRGAINELNPILKYLRKKTKTKCILGLRDILDDPDVIKNSWQKNNYEDAIRKYYDQVWIYGDEQIYNSIQEYTFSSDIASKFHYTGYLDQTVRIQWYQKQHHKTDLHFPSESVALCMVGGGQDGGNLALAFAQSKLPKNTHGIIITGPMMPSSVRQQIQKYCEMPSQNGAVRSNLQVLEYVNEPTFFLKKADWVVSMGGYNSTCEILSFQKRALIVPRITPRKEQLIRTEILNKLGFVDMLHPQELSADALSQWFRQEKNHHQQTVNIDLDGLKRIPQLITEMVKNNKNSAKIFLKT
- a CDS encoding SDR family oxidoreductase, which translates into the protein MKKTIVITGVSKGLGRALSEKFISLGHNIIGCSRSQNSIKDLQHKYPQHHFSSLDVSDDEQVKIWIQSFPDIPDLVINNAAVINYPAPLWEISAEDFSYLIDVNIKGTANVIRHVLPVMMKRKQGIIVNISSGWGRSTSPEVAPYCASKWAIEGLTQALAQELPSGIATIALNPGIIHTQMLDICFGDEAQYYTPINQWVEKAVPFLLKLSTKNNGQSLTIS
- a CDS encoding glycosyltransferase, which codes for MKQPCKIAYILKRYPRYSETFIVNEILAHESAGLAIDIFALRPPTDTHFQNIISQVRASVTYIQKPTQGRKSNFLNTLSPTPASYFWAELQETAQIIPDIWQKLPLATGERASVVYQALWLAREVRQRNITHLHAHFASVATSVTRLASHFTDIPYSFTAHAKDIYHKSVDFNDLHNKIRDSKITITVSDYNRQYLQENYGKVAQSVKRIYNGIDLAKFTYLSPENRPSKIISVGRLVEKKGLSILIKACDLLKQWGCDFSCQIVGGGELETSLKNQIEELNLSDKVILIGSRPQNEVCELVQNSAVFAAPYIVAKDGNRDGLPTVLLEAMALGTPCIGTDVTGIPELIKDGKTGLIVPQEDEKALAEALKQLLYKSDLRVKLAQSARHLLESEFDIHKNTALLRNIF